One Candidatus Marinimicrobia bacterium CG08_land_8_20_14_0_20_45_22 genomic window carries:
- a CDS encoding 50S ribosomal protein L31: MKPKIHPKYEIAKVTCACGNTFTTRSTSGDIKIEICSVCHPFYSGKQKLIDSAGRIEKFNRKYRRDVQKG, encoded by the coding sequence ATGAAACCGAAAATTCATCCGAAATATGAAATAGCCAAAGTTACCTGCGCCTGCGGAAATACATTTACTACCCGTTCAACATCCGGCGACATCAAAATTGAAATCTGCTCAGTTTGTCATCCGTTTTATTCAGGAAAGCAAAAATTAATCGACTCTGCCGGAAGAATCGAGAAATTCAATCGAAAGTATAGAAGAGACGTCCAAAAAGGTTAG
- a CDS encoding bifunctional folylpolyglutamate synthase/dihydrofolate synthase, translated as MNPLLISGDVDSSLNFLYLLNKKGIHLGLERIGDLLNRLGSPQNTFSSIHVAGTNGKGSTCAVIASILESAGFRVGLYTSPHLLKFNERIQVNGVPISDEEISSFIEGSQSWIVELDCTFFEATTALALAYFREKKVDYAVLEVGMGGRFDATNVVTPVLSVITSIGKDHQEFLGKSLQKIAVEKAGITKQGASCIVSKQSPYLLSVIKPILEINGAEFCYAPNLCKIRRTKMTAREQTVNIRFNERSLIGVRFPLIGEHQIVNLQTALAAIVSLKNERLTTEVIRRGIEATHWAGRLQILSNEPLVFYDVGHNLHGIRRVVRTLKQLFPQKKIHTFIALGRTKNYRTLGKSLNSLGGTIYLSRIPSQDSVPVEDLKADLVRDVLGNRIVIGGTPRELLIEAVRQIRREEILLIVGSHYLAPLVLHFFKK; from the coding sequence ATGAATCCGCTTTTAATTTCCGGTGATGTCGATTCATCACTGAACTTTCTGTATTTACTGAACAAAAAGGGTATTCATCTTGGGCTGGAGCGAATTGGGGATTTGCTGAATCGACTTGGAAGTCCACAAAATACATTTTCCAGTATTCATGTTGCTGGGACGAACGGAAAAGGATCGACTTGTGCGGTCATCGCGTCCATTTTGGAATCGGCTGGTTTCCGTGTTGGACTTTACACTTCGCCACATCTGTTGAAATTCAACGAGAGAATTCAGGTCAACGGTGTACCAATCTCCGACGAGGAAATATCATCATTTATCGAGGGTTCGCAAAGTTGGATCGTCGAACTCGATTGTACATTTTTTGAGGCGACGACGGCGCTGGCGCTCGCGTATTTCCGCGAGAAGAAAGTCGATTATGCCGTGTTGGAAGTCGGAATGGGCGGCCGGTTCGATGCGACAAATGTCGTAACGCCAGTTCTCTCCGTGATAACATCGATTGGAAAAGACCATCAGGAATTTCTTGGAAAATCGTTGCAGAAGATTGCGGTTGAAAAAGCCGGAATTACCAAGCAAGGAGCTTCCTGCATAGTTTCCAAACAATCGCCGTATCTTTTATCTGTTATCAAACCGATTTTGGAGATCAACGGCGCTGAATTTTGTTACGCACCTAATCTGTGTAAAATCCGGCGGACGAAAATGACGGCTCGAGAGCAAACGGTAAATATTCGTTTCAACGAACGTTCGCTTATCGGCGTTCGATTTCCTTTGATTGGCGAGCATCAGATTGTAAATCTTCAGACGGCGCTGGCGGCAATCGTATCATTGAAAAATGAGCGACTGACTACGGAAGTCATTCGACGCGGCATCGAAGCTACCCATTGGGCAGGGCGACTGCAAATTCTGTCAAACGAGCCATTGGTTTTTTATGATGTCGGACACAATTTGCATGGCATTCGTCGCGTTGTGCGAACGTTGAAGCAATTATTTCCTCAGAAAAAGATTCATACATTCATTGCATTGGGAAGAACGAAGAATTACCGAACGTTAGGCAAATCACTGAATAGCCTCGGTGGAACAATTTATCTTTCAAGAATTCCAAGTCAAGATTCTGTTCCAGTTGAAGATCTGAAAGCCGATCTGGTTCGCGACGTTCTGGGAAACCGGATCGTTATCGGAGGCACCCCGAGGGAATTATTAATTGAAGCGGTTCGCCAAATTCGGCGGGAAGAAATTTTACTGATTGTCGGAAGTCATTATTTAGCGCCTCTCGTTTTGCATTTTTTCAAAAAATAA
- a CDS encoding DUF1385 domain-containing protein has protein sequence MSMTQKILVGGQAVIEGVMMRVPGAYATAVRKPDGQIETERHDFASLAERIPSLKKPFLRGVVVLFESMKIGMETLQFSADIAIAAEEPANGKKSKSTSKLGNTLMYIFAFGMAFLLFGVAPLFLTTKLLAIERKAFAFNLIAGCWRIVFFLTYLWLISLMKDVKRLFQYHGAEHKVVFTFEDGRALIPENTRDFQTFHPRCGTSFIFIILLVSILMYALIDTAIIIAIGRISIGIRIVFHLILLPLVLGVGYEFLKLTAKHQDKTWGKWLSAPGLWLQRITTQPPSDEQIEVAIEALKAAFGDKYSEYAGKKYSAEAIN, from the coding sequence ATATCTATGACACAAAAAATTTTAGTTGGCGGACAAGCGGTTATTGAAGGCGTGATGATGCGCGTGCCGGGTGCTTATGCCACTGCCGTTCGTAAGCCGGACGGTCAGATTGAGACCGAACGTCATGATTTTGCTTCTTTGGCCGAACGAATTCCGTCCCTGAAAAAGCCGTTTTTACGCGGCGTGGTCGTTTTGTTTGAATCCATGAAGATCGGCATGGAAACGTTGCAATTTTCAGCGGATATCGCCATTGCCGCTGAAGAGCCGGCAAACGGTAAAAAATCGAAGTCCACGAGCAAATTAGGAAACACGCTGATGTACATTTTTGCGTTTGGTATGGCTTTTTTATTGTTTGGCGTGGCTCCATTATTTCTGACGACTAAACTGCTTGCTATCGAACGGAAGGCGTTTGCTTTTAACCTGATTGCCGGTTGCTGGCGGATCGTATTTTTTCTGACTTACCTTTGGTTAATTTCGCTGATGAAAGATGTCAAAAGGCTGTTTCAATACCACGGCGCAGAGCATAAAGTCGTTTTTACTTTTGAAGATGGGCGCGCGCTTATTCCTGAAAATACACGGGATTTCCAGACATTTCATCCGAGATGCGGAACAAGTTTTATATTCATCATTCTCTTGGTTTCGATTCTCATGTACGCTTTGATCGACACTGCGATCATTATTGCGATTGGGAGAATTTCAATTGGGATCCGCATTGTCTTTCATTTGATTTTGTTGCCGTTAGTTTTAGGCGTCGGTTATGAATTTCTAAAATTAACCGCCAAACATCAGGATAAGACATGGGGGAAATGGCTCTCAGCTCCAGGACTCTGGCTTCAGAGAATTACTACTCAACCTCCGTCAGATGAGCAGATCGAAGTAGCGATTGAAGCGCTGAAAGCCGCGTTCGGCGATAAATATTCCGAATATGCCGGAAAGAAATATTCGGCAGAAGCGATCAATTAA
- a CDS encoding transcription termination factor Rho, translating into MEKDLTIVELQAMKIKELTDLALKLEIPDVPGLKKLDLIYKIMEASVRKEGHIFAQGVLQVIDEGFGFLRSENFSYLTGPDDIYISPSQIKRFGLRTGHIISGEIRPPKDNERFFALLRVDAVNMMDPEEVKNKRLFDTLTPLYPQSRIQLETDYKNNSMRIMDLLCPIGKGQRGLIVAQPKTGKTTLLQQIANSITTNHPEILLMVLLIDERPEEVTDMERSVKAEVISSTFDEPPERHVQVADMVLEKAKRMVELGYHVVILLDSITRLARAHNAVVPHSGKILSGGIDANALHRPKRFFGSARNIEGGGSLTIIATALIDTGSRMDDVIFEEFKGTGNMELVLDRRLSDRRVFPSMDVNRSGTRKEELLLSSAELARVWILRKLLSEMNPVEAMEFLLERMKRSKSNREFLKSMNQ; encoded by the coding sequence ATGGAAAAAGATCTGACAATTGTCGAATTGCAGGCAATGAAAATTAAAGAGTTAACCGATTTGGCTTTGAAGCTAGAAATACCTGATGTCCCGGGATTAAAGAAATTGGATCTAATCTATAAAATCATGGAAGCCTCAGTACGAAAAGAAGGACACATTTTTGCGCAGGGCGTTCTACAAGTTATAGACGAAGGTTTCGGATTCCTGCGATCAGAGAACTTTAGTTATCTTACCGGGCCGGATGATATTTATATCTCTCCGTCTCAAATCAAACGGTTTGGGCTTCGTACCGGTCATATCATTTCAGGCGAAATCCGTCCCCCGAAGGATAACGAGCGATTTTTTGCGTTGTTACGGGTTGACGCCGTCAATATGATGGATCCAGAAGAGGTAAAAAACAAGAGATTGTTTGATACGCTGACGCCTCTCTATCCGCAAAGCAGAATTCAGTTGGAGACTGATTATAAGAATAATTCGATGCGGATCATGGATTTGCTTTGTCCGATCGGAAAGGGACAGCGCGGTCTCATTGTTGCCCAACCAAAAACCGGAAAAACGACTCTCCTCCAGCAGATCGCCAACAGCATCACTACCAACCACCCAGAAATTCTTTTAATGGTTTTGTTAATTGATGAGCGCCCGGAAGAGGTTACCGATATGGAACGTTCGGTCAAAGCCGAAGTCATCAGTTCCACATTCGACGAACCGCCGGAGAGACATGTGCAGGTTGCCGATATGGTTCTCGAAAAAGCGAAACGTATGGTCGAACTCGGTTATCATGTCGTCATTTTGCTGGACAGTATTACTCGTTTGGCAAGAGCGCATAACGCGGTCGTTCCGCACAGCGGTAAAATTTTATCGGGCGGCATCGACGCTAACGCTCTCCATCGTCCAAAGCGTTTCTTTGGATCGGCAAGGAATATCGAGGGCGGCGGAAGTCTGACGATCATCGCTACAGCGCTAATCGATACCGGCTCACGTATGGATGATGTCATTTTTGAAGAGTTCAAGGGTACCGGTAACATGGAATTAGTTTTGGACAGACGCCTGAGTGATCGACGCGTCTTTCCGTCAATGGATGTTAATCGTTCCGGCACGCGAAAAGAAGAATTACTCCTTTCGTCCGCTGAACTTGCGCGCGTCTGGATTTTAAGAAAACTTCTGAGCGAGATGAATCCAGTCGAAGCTATGGAATTTCTGCTGGAACGCATGAAACGATCCAAGAGTAACCGTGAATTTCTAAAGTCAATGAACCAGTAA
- a CDS encoding peptide chain release factor 1, with product MKARLQEIIAKFSEINNKLYDPSVLNDQKRYVELTKEHKDLQTIVEKATKYLQILEMIEQDHIILNGPDLDLRQMAHEEIEELKNLEKILEEEIKILLLPKDPADDKNAIVEIRAGTGGDEAALFGADLYRMYAKYAEKKGWELEILTSNEIGIGGFKEIIFQLSGVGIFGTMKFESGVHRVQRVPVTETSGRIHTSAATVAVLPEAEEVDLDINPEELRIDTYRSSGAGGQHVNKTESAIRITHLPTGLVVTCQDEKSQYKNKAKALKILRSRLLDLKRAEQEKVIAEKRRSMVSTGDRSAKIRTYNFPQDRVTDHRINLTLYKLQYIMEGDLDELIEALKVAHNMEMLKGSN from the coding sequence ATGAAAGCGCGTTTACAGGAAATCATTGCGAAATTTTCCGAGATTAATAACAAATTGTATGATCCGTCGGTTCTAAACGATCAGAAACGGTATGTTGAACTGACAAAAGAGCATAAAGATCTTCAGACAATCGTCGAAAAAGCCACTAAATATTTGCAGATTTTGGAAATGATCGAACAGGATCATATTATTCTTAACGGCCCGGATCTCGATCTGAGACAGATGGCTCATGAAGAGATCGAGGAATTGAAAAATCTGGAAAAGATTCTCGAAGAAGAAATCAAAATACTTTTGCTTCCTAAAGATCCGGCAGACGATAAAAATGCTATTGTAGAAATCCGCGCTGGCACAGGCGGTGACGAAGCCGCGCTTTTCGGCGCCGATTTGTATCGGATGTATGCCAAATATGCTGAAAAAAAGGGATGGGAACTCGAAATACTGACCAGCAATGAAATAGGGATCGGTGGATTCAAAGAAATTATCTTTCAATTGTCCGGAGTTGGTATTTTCGGAACTATGAAATTCGAATCGGGCGTACATCGGGTTCAGCGCGTTCCTGTTACAGAAACTTCCGGACGCATTCATACATCGGCGGCAACGGTGGCCGTTCTTCCCGAAGCGGAAGAGGTGGACTTAGATATCAATCCCGAAGAGTTGCGCATCGACACTTATCGTAGTAGCGGCGCTGGCGGACAGCATGTCAACAAGACGGAATCAGCAATTCGCATTACCCATTTGCCTACCGGATTGGTCGTTACCTGTCAAGATGAAAAATCTCAGTATAAGAATAAAGCCAAAGCTTTGAAAATTCTCAGAAGCCGACTGCTGGACTTGAAACGCGCCGAGCAGGAAAAAGTTATCGCTGAAAAAAGGCGATCAATGGTTAGCACCGGAGACAGAAGCGCCAAAATCCGAACGTATAATTTCCCGCAGGATCGAGTAACCGATCACCGGATTAACCTGACACTCTACAAACTTCAGTATATTATGGAAGGCGATCTCGACGAATTGATCGAAGCGCTGAAGGTGGCACATAACATGGAAATGCTGAAAGGATCGAACTGA
- a CDS encoding glutamate racemase gives MSNLPIGVFDSGLGGLTVVEQIFSRLPNESILYFGDTARVPYGSKSVHTVQKFSKQIVQFLQEKGVKMIVVACNTASSVALDVLKKSISVPIVGVIEPGVRAALEFTVRRRIGVIGTTATISTGKYPEILKQKAPDIFVESVACPLFVPLVEEGWVDSPVTEQIARIYLKPLIEKNIDTLILGCTHYPLIKKILQKVVDSDVQIIDTAIETAVDVENILRENGLLNNGTRKPRHQFYVSDFPQKFEEIANRFIGQSLQNVKRVSLDDPL, from the coding sequence ATAAGTAATCTTCCCATTGGTGTGTTCGATTCCGGTTTGGGCGGATTGACAGTTGTGGAGCAGATATTTTCACGTCTGCCGAACGAATCGATTTTATATTTTGGAGATACAGCGCGAGTTCCGTACGGCAGTAAAAGTGTTCACACCGTTCAGAAATTTTCCAAGCAGATCGTTCAATTTCTTCAGGAGAAAGGCGTCAAGATGATTGTCGTCGCGTGCAACACGGCGTCGAGCGTTGCGCTGGATGTTTTAAAAAAGTCGATAAGTGTTCCCATTGTCGGTGTGATCGAACCGGGTGTGCGTGCCGCTCTGGAGTTTACCGTCCGCCGTAGAATCGGCGTAATTGGAACGACCGCTACGATTTCAACCGGGAAATATCCCGAAATTCTTAAACAAAAGGCGCCGGATATTTTCGTGGAATCGGTCGCTTGTCCACTATTTGTTCCTTTGGTAGAAGAAGGTTGGGTAGATTCGCCGGTTACTGAGCAAATAGCGCGGATTTATTTGAAACCGCTCATCGAGAAAAATATCGACACGCTGATTCTCGGATGTACCCATTATCCTCTCATCAAAAAAATTCTTCAAAAAGTCGTTGATTCCGATGTCCAGATCATCGATACTGCGATCGAAACGGCTGTCGATGTCGAGAATATTTTGAGGGAAAATGGTTTGTTGAACAACGGAACCAGAAAACCGCGTCATCAATTTTATGTCAGTGATTTTCCTCAGAAATTTGAAGAGATTGCCAACCGTTTTATTGGTCAGTCGCTCCAGAATGTCAAACGCGTTTCCCTGGACGATCCGCTCTGA